The Streptomyces sp. NBC_00440 genome contains a region encoding:
- a CDS encoding ComEC/Rec2 family competence protein, with protein sequence MTRAAVHAASGHRLGAADPRQEGPADLRLVAPALAAWAAAALSLAVPGRWSLCATAVCLCAAAALMAVASARGRGGGVDGGVAGRPGRRLNATAVAAALLCGAAGAASGGLYAADVRRGPVPELARESARVTVELTVTSDPRPTRPRIRGDHATRASVVLDADVTRVRAPDGTTSTVRTPVLVIAHTPEWQQLLPTTRLRLSARPQPPLPGDHRIAAVLSAEGSRPPQIIGAPTGVQRLAGHLRAGLREASEGLAPDARALLPGLVVGDTSRITPDLSDAFRTTDLTHLLAVSGSNLTLVLALLIGPPGTALRAERGGLAPRLGIPLRTTAVLGGALTLAFVIVCRPDPSVLRAAACGLVTLLAIGTGRRRSLVPALAAAVLLLVLYDPWLARSYGFLLSVLATGALLTVGPRWSAALRRRGMPPRLAEVVAAAAAAQAMCAPAIVLLASRVGLVAIPCNLLAELAVGPATVLGFAALVVAPLWGAAATVLAHCAGWPAGWIAAVARRGAALPGAEIDWPGGWPGALLLAAVTVVLAVAARGVRRHPWVSAVCVLLLLLAVVRPAPLTRVVTGWPPPGWKYAMCDVGQGDATVLSTGAGTAVVIDTGPDPRLVDRCLRALGVTRVPLLLLTHFHADHVAGLPGVLRGRTVGAIETTNLQDPPDQSASVRREAAAARIPLVRAGPGEQRRVGQLSWQVLWPPAAPAPVADGPNDASVTLLVRTAGLTLLLPGDLEPPAQQALLRAYPALPPVDVLKVAHHGSAYQDPALLRALRPRLALISCGEDNPYGHPAPRTVASLRAGGATVLRTDTDGSIAVTGTGPALRAIPAGR encoded by the coding sequence ATGACGCGCGCGGCTGTTCACGCGGCATCCGGCCATCGGCTCGGTGCGGCCGATCCCCGGCAGGAGGGCCCTGCCGACCTGCGGCTGGTGGCGCCCGCCCTGGCCGCCTGGGCCGCGGCGGCCCTGTCCCTCGCGGTACCGGGACGGTGGTCCCTCTGCGCCACTGCGGTCTGTCTCTGCGCAGCGGCGGCGCTGATGGCAGTGGCATCGGCGCGGGGGCGCGGGGGTGGTGTCGACGGAGGGGTTGCCGGCCGGCCGGGGCGGCGGCTGAACGCGACAGCGGTGGCCGCCGCCCTGCTGTGCGGCGCAGCCGGGGCCGCGTCCGGCGGGCTGTACGCAGCCGACGTCCGGCGCGGGCCCGTGCCCGAGCTGGCGCGTGAATCGGCCCGGGTCACGGTGGAGTTGACCGTCACATCAGATCCCCGTCCGACGCGCCCCCGGATCCGTGGCGATCACGCGACCCGCGCATCCGTCGTCCTCGACGCCGATGTGACCCGGGTGCGGGCCCCGGACGGTACGACGTCCACGGTCCGCACGCCGGTCCTGGTGATCGCCCACACGCCCGAGTGGCAACAGCTGCTGCCGACCACCCGGCTGCGGTTGAGTGCCCGTCCGCAACCGCCGCTCCCCGGCGACCACCGCATCGCGGCCGTGCTCAGCGCGGAAGGCAGCCGGCCGCCCCAGATCATCGGTGCGCCGACCGGAGTGCAGCGTCTGGCGGGGCACCTGCGTGCCGGACTGCGCGAAGCAAGCGAAGGGCTCGCCCCGGACGCACGGGCGCTGCTCCCCGGGCTGGTGGTGGGCGACACCTCCCGGATCACGCCCGATCTCTCCGACGCCTTCAGGACCACCGATCTCACCCACCTGCTCGCGGTGTCCGGCAGCAACCTCACCCTGGTCCTTGCTCTGCTCATCGGCCCGCCGGGCACCGCACTGCGGGCGGAGAGGGGCGGACTCGCGCCACGGCTCGGGATCCCGCTGCGGACGACGGCCGTGCTGGGCGGGGCTCTCACTCTGGCCTTCGTGATCGTGTGCCGACCGGACCCGAGCGTGCTGCGTGCTGCCGCCTGCGGGCTGGTCACCCTGCTCGCGATCGGCACCGGCCGCCGGAGATCGCTGGTCCCCGCACTGGCCGCCGCGGTCCTGCTGCTGGTGCTCTACGACCCCTGGCTGGCCCGCAGTTACGGCTTTCTGCTCTCCGTCCTCGCCACCGGCGCCCTGCTCACGGTCGGCCCGCGCTGGAGCGCCGCACTGCGGCGGCGTGGAATGCCGCCGAGGCTCGCCGAGGTCGTCGCTGCCGCAGCCGCCGCGCAGGCGATGTGCGCGCCCGCGATCGTCCTGCTGGCGTCCCGTGTCGGGCTGGTGGCCATCCCCTGCAACCTCCTCGCCGAGCTAGCGGTGGGACCCGCGACGGTTCTCGGCTTCGCCGCCCTCGTCGTGGCTCCACTGTGGGGCGCGGCCGCCACCGTGCTGGCCCACTGCGCCGGGTGGCCGGCCGGCTGGATCGCGGCCGTCGCCCGACGGGGCGCCGCACTGCCCGGTGCGGAGATCGACTGGCCCGGCGGATGGCCCGGAGCGCTGCTGCTCGCAGCGGTCACCGTCGTCCTCGCAGTGGCTGCCCGCGGAGTGCGGCGCCACCCATGGGTCAGCGCGGTCTGCGTCCTCCTGCTGCTGCTCGCGGTCGTCCGGCCCGCTCCGCTCACCCGGGTCGTCACGGGCTGGCCGCCGCCCGGATGGAAGTACGCGATGTGTGACGTGGGACAGGGCGACGCGACGGTGCTCTCCACCGGTGCGGGGACGGCCGTCGTGATCGACACGGGCCCCGACCCCCGCCTCGTCGACCGCTGCCTCCGGGCCCTCGGAGTGACCCGCGTCCCGCTGCTCCTCCTCACCCACTTCCATGCCGATCACGTAGCCGGTCTGCCCGGTGTGCTGCGCGGCCGGACGGTCGGTGCGATCGAGACGACGAACCTCCAGGACCCACCGGACCAGAGCGCGTCCGTACGACGGGAGGCAGCGGCGGCGCGGATCCCTCTCGTCCGGGCGGGACCGGGGGAGCAGCGCCGTGTCGGGCAGCTGAGCTGGCAGGTGCTGTGGCCGCCCGCGGCACCGGCGCCCGTCGCCGACGGGCCGAACGACGCCAGTGTCACCCTGCTGGTCCGCACCGCGGGCCTGACCCTGCTGCTGCCGGGCGATCTCGAACCGCCCGCCCAGCAGGCGCTGTTGCGGGCCTACCCGGCGCTCCCGCCGGTGGACGTGCTCAAGGTGGCGCACCACGGCTCGGCCTACCAGGACCCGGCACTGCTGCGTGCGCTGCGCCCCCGGCTCGCCCTGATCTCCTGCGGCGAGGACAACCCGTACGGCCATCCGGCACCGCGTACGGTCGCGTCGCTCCGGGCGGGCGGTGCCACGGTGCTGCGCACGGACACGGACGGCTCCATCGCGGTGACGGGGACGGGGCCCGCGCTGCGGGCGATACCGGCGGGCCGGTGA
- a CDS encoding helix-hairpin-helix domain-containing protein, with product MPNGDVPLGGAPGGGAPAPGRMGAAVARVGEALRERLPLWVQARCGLTARTLAALAVVLVVAAALAAQHFWAGRPRSVPAPAVVSAGLPAAGPRPAGEQPPSGPHPSPEPPPSGPLPPGTGPTHPGAAAARIVVDVSGKVRRPGIQRLPAGSRVTDALRAAGGVKDGTDTSGLNQARVLTDGEQVVVGGPPVPSDTAAGGTGSGAGGPGVPAASTTGPVSLSSATVEQLDTLPGVGPVLAQHIIDYRAEHGGFTSVDELRQVTGIGDRRYSDLQPLVRP from the coding sequence GTGCCGAATGGTGATGTGCCGCTTGGTGGTGCGCCCGGCGGTGGTGCCCCGGCTCCCGGCCGTATGGGCGCGGCGGTGGCCCGGGTGGGGGAGGCCCTGCGGGAGCGGCTGCCGCTCTGGGTACAGGCGCGCTGCGGGCTGACGGCCCGGACGCTCGCCGCTCTCGCGGTCGTGCTCGTCGTGGCAGCGGCTCTCGCCGCCCAGCACTTCTGGGCCGGGCGCCCACGTTCCGTTCCGGCGCCCGCCGTGGTCAGCGCGGGTCTGCCCGCCGCCGGACCACGGCCCGCCGGGGAGCAGCCGCCGTCCGGGCCGCACCCGTCCCCGGAACCGCCGCCGTCCGGACCGCTGCCGCCCGGGACGGGGCCCACGCACCCCGGGGCGGCGGCCGCGCGGATCGTCGTCGATGTGAGCGGCAAGGTCCGGCGCCCGGGAATCCAGCGGCTGCCCGCCGGATCGCGGGTGACCGACGCGTTACGGGCGGCGGGCGGGGTGAAGGACGGTACGGACACGTCGGGGCTCAACCAGGCCCGGGTGCTCACGGACGGCGAACAGGTGGTGGTCGGCGGCCCGCCCGTTCCGTCGGACACGGCAGCGGGAGGCACCGGCAGCGGTGCGGGTGGCCCAGGTGTCCCCGCCGCGTCCACCACGGGACCGGTCAGCCTCAGCAGCGCCACCGTCGAGCAGCTGGACACCCTGCCCGGTGTCGGCCCGGTACTGGCGCAGCACATCATCGACTACCGCGCGGAGCACGGCGGGTTCACATCCGTCGATGAGCTCCGGCAGGTCACCGGCATCGGCGACCGGCGTTACTCCGACCTCCAGCCCCTCGTACGGCCATGA
- a CDS encoding DegV family protein: MSRHVAIVTDSTAYLPQQTLARHNITAVPLTVVLGDRALEDGTETSARALALALQKRRSVTTSRPGPEVFAATYRAAADAGASGIVSLHLSSEFSGTYDAAVLAARDAPVPVRVVDTGMVAMALGFCALSAAGTAGSGGSLDEAVAAAEKCAGGMSAYFYVDTLDYLRRGGRIGAAQALLGSALAVKPLLQLDGGRIEMLEKVRTASKAIARLEEIAADRAGDGQVDIAVHHLAAPERAAALAERLRERVPGLVDLHVSEVGAVIGAHTGPGLLGVVVSPR, encoded by the coding sequence ATGTCCCGCCATGTCGCGATCGTGACCGATTCCACGGCCTACCTGCCGCAGCAGACCCTGGCGCGGCACAACATCACAGCGGTGCCGCTGACGGTGGTCCTCGGCGACCGGGCCCTGGAGGACGGTACGGAGACCTCGGCCCGCGCCCTGGCGCTGGCCCTGCAGAAGCGGCGTTCGGTGACCACGTCCCGGCCCGGCCCTGAGGTGTTCGCCGCCACCTACCGGGCGGCAGCCGACGCGGGTGCGAGCGGAATCGTCTCGCTCCATCTGTCGTCCGAGTTCTCCGGTACGTACGACGCCGCGGTGCTGGCGGCGCGGGACGCCCCCGTCCCGGTCCGCGTGGTCGACACCGGCATGGTCGCCATGGCCCTCGGCTTCTGCGCGCTCTCCGCGGCCGGGACGGCCGGGTCGGGCGGTTCGCTGGACGAGGCGGTGGCGGCCGCGGAGAAGTGCGCCGGGGGGATGTCCGCGTACTTCTACGTGGACACGCTGGACTATCTGCGCCGCGGAGGCCGGATCGGCGCCGCACAGGCACTGCTCGGCTCGGCTCTCGCGGTGAAGCCGCTGCTGCAACTCGACGGTGGCCGTATCGAGATGCTGGAGAAGGTACGGACGGCCTCGAAGGCGATTGCCCGGCTGGAGGAGATTGCCGCCGACCGGGCGGGGGACGGCCAGGTGGACATCGCGGTGCACCATCTGGCGGCACCCGAGAGGGCGGCCGCACTCGCGGAGCGACTGCGGGAACGGGTGCCGGGGCTTGTGGACCTGCACGTCAGCGAGGTCGGCGCGGTCATCGGCGCGCATACGGGCCCTGGGCTGCTCGGGGTTGTGGTCTCGCCCCGCTGA